In Leptolyngbyaceae cyanobacterium, a single window of DNA contains:
- the ccsA gene encoding cytochrome c biogenesis protein CcsA → MNLVLLQNWLDNASFAVLFVTMLLYWIGAAFPGLSAINALGTAGMAIANLSIATLLGARWIEAGYFPLSNLYESLFFLVWGITTVHLIAENSSRSRLVGVFTAPVAMAIVAFATLTLPSEMQVSEPLVPALKS, encoded by the coding sequence ATGAATCTGGTTTTACTCCAGAACTGGTTGGATAATGCTTCGTTTGCTGTCTTGTTTGTGACGATGCTGCTTTATTGGATAGGGGCGGCGTTTCCTGGGTTGTCAGCAATCAATGCTTTGGGAACGGCGGGAATGGCGATCGCAAATTTATCTATCGCTACTCTCTTGGGCGCACGCTGGATCGAGGCTGGGTATTTTCCTTTGAGTAATTTGTATGAGTCCCTGTTTTTCCTTGTTTGGGGAATCACTACAGTTCATCTCATTGCTGAAAATTCTAGCCGCAGTCGCTTAGTAGGAGTATTTACTGCTCCTGTGGCTATGGCTATTGTTGCCTTTGCTACCTTAACACTACCATCGGAGATGCAGGTATCAGAACCCTTAGTACCTGCGCTTAAATCCA
- a CDS encoding alpha/beta fold hydrolase has product MAINEELIEIGVLKWYYREAKPIGRSDRLPVVLLHGLPSQSFTWTEVMPALTEKGYTCIAPDWIGFGNSSKPDKKEFAYTPDAFVEAFAAFIQALQLEKFSLVVQGFLGSCGIQYALRHPQQIERLAILNAPISTAAKLPWKIQQLGLPLVGEMMTQDPLLVDRTLEGGSGYGISDKDLDVYRRPFLKSSAAGRSLLWTVRNIQMEQSMAEIESGLRQWEIPTLIAWGMKDRWLPFSQVEPLVSSIRDVEVSKLADVRHYPQEHWSDKVSEALIGFLRR; this is encoded by the coding sequence GTGGCAATAAACGAGGAATTAATCGAAATTGGTGTCCTCAAATGGTATTACCGAGAAGCTAAACCCATCGGCAGAAGCGACAGACTGCCAGTAGTGCTACTGCACGGCTTACCTTCTCAGAGTTTTACTTGGACGGAAGTCATGCCAGCATTGACAGAAAAAGGATATACTTGCATAGCGCCAGACTGGATTGGTTTTGGCAACTCATCCAAACCAGATAAAAAAGAATTTGCTTACACCCCAGATGCCTTTGTCGAAGCTTTCGCAGCATTCATCCAAGCTTTGCAACTAGAAAAGTTTTCCTTAGTAGTGCAAGGATTTTTGGGGTCTTGCGGAATCCAGTACGCCTTGCGTCATCCCCAACAAATCGAACGCTTGGCTATCCTCAATGCACCCATCTCAACAGCTGCCAAACTACCTTGGAAAATACAACAACTGGGATTACCTTTAGTCGGGGAAATGATGACCCAAGACCCCCTGTTAGTTGACCGCACTCTAGAAGGTGGTAGCGGTTACGGAATATCAGACAAAGACTTAGATGTCTATCGCCGTCCCTTCCTCAAGAGTTCTGCGGCGGGACGAAGCTTGCTGTGGACAGTGCGAAATATCCAGATGGAGCAGTCAATGGCAGAAATTGAATCCGGTTTGCGTCAGTGGGAAATCCCCACATTGATTGCTTGGGGAATGAAAGACCGTTGGTTACCCTTCTCTCAGGTAGAACCACTAGTCAGTTCAATTCGCGATGTAGAAGTATCGAAACTAGCAGACGTGCGGCATTATCCCCAAGAACATTGGTCTGATAAAGTCAGCGAAGCGCTAATTGGGTTTCTTCGCCGCTAA
- the psbQ gene encoding photosystem II protein PsbQ: MIQRYRSILALVLAFVTAFLVSCGSPAAKIPTTYTPAQVELIQQYVSSIDRSKARLPELAKLIQDENWVFVRNFIRGPLGELRANISAVERRLLPNAQAKARETAKEVAESLELLDQAAQVRDYKAAIRDYAALQKNLNAFVELAPKS, translated from the coding sequence ATGATCCAACGTTATCGCTCTATTTTGGCCTTAGTGCTAGCATTTGTCACCGCGTTTTTGGTTAGCTGCGGTTCTCCAGCAGCGAAAATTCCTACCACCTATACGCCGGCGCAAGTCGAACTGATTCAACAATATGTTTCTAGTATTGACCGCTCGAAGGCTCGGTTGCCAGAATTGGCAAAATTGATTCAAGACGAAAATTGGGTATTCGTTCGCAATTTCATTCGTGGGCCTTTGGGTGAATTGCGTGCAAACATCAGTGCGGTAGAACGCCGTCTGCTTCCCAATGCACAAGCTAAAGCGCGTGAAACTGCCAAAGAAGTAGCTGAAAGCTTGGAATTACTCGACCAAGCGGCGCAAGTACGGGACTACAAAGCTGCTATTCGCGATTACGCTGCTCTTCAGAAGAATCTGAACGCTTTTGTGGAATTAGCTCCTAAATCATAG